Proteins encoded in a region of the Neodiprion lecontei isolate iyNeoLeco1 chromosome 5, iyNeoLeco1.1, whole genome shotgun sequence genome:
- the LOC107223020 gene encoding uncharacterized protein LOC107223020 isoform X2: protein MTLHWWMHWFWVTLRFTVILGAPTTQFTTALKVQEDRGVRIPVTTVTPILPGINNVTGDIYQASKAAEMEPLRQDKIPVRVDAVSNETANPGEPRNLLAVIIRPDNNNDNGTGKGISNNLYKEEKRKKDGRNSSVLNNPGDEENAVNIQNKYNNSLRSLSSSLKKDSKITWILNGGNKTSRLTKITGDKFKTTDDYRRKNNTEDEEDDRNLAVLPLRVKDAGGEEEEDGEETTQTPSTTNRFKLVLDRTKFIPSTNVNDDKDEVENLRDDEAVETRMIATAASILQGAVSESPRLSRARSAFAGDYQQEERDKRPDEQAQERLAENSGNATANAIDVAAVTGSCLATLVLLGTMGSLGFVMYRRRYLNPPQTLNSDKCSNPDSSGYIDDSTIRDNSEEMYSLDNDSFLNSLEAMTIQNYWTDSVKHTKL from the exons TGCATTGGTTTTGGGTTACTCTGCGATTTACCG TTATTCTGGGAGCTCCGACAACGCAGTTCACAACGGCTTTAAAAGTCCAGGAAGACCGCGGTGTTCGTATTCCGGTGACTACGGTGACGCCGATTTTACCGGGTATAAACAATGTCACAGGGGACATTTATCAGGCGTCTAAAGCGGCGGAAATGGAACCTTTGCGTCAGGATAAAATTCCCGTGCGGGTTGATGCCGTTTCGAACGAAACCGCGAATCCCGGCGAGCCGCGAAATCTTCTCGCCGTAATTATCAGACCTGATAACAACAACGATAACGGAACGGGAAAAGGAATTAGCAATAACTTATACAAGGAAGAAAAGCGGAAGAAGGATGGGAGAAATTCATCAGTATTAAATAACCCAGGCGATGAAGAAAACGCCGTCAATATACAAAACAAGTACAATAATAGCTTGAGAAGTTTATCTTCGTCGTTGAAGAAGGACAGTAAAATCACGTGGATTTTGAACGGCGGTAACAAAACGTCGCGATTGACGAAAATTACTGGAGACAAATTCAAGACGACGGATGATTACCGGAGAAAAAACAACAccgaggatgaggaggacgATCGTAATCTGGCGGTACTTCCGCTTCGCGTGAAAGACgcggggggggaggaggaggaggacggtGAAGAAACGACACAGACACCGTCGACTACTAATAGATTTAAGCTGGTCTTAGACAGAACTAAATTTATTCCTTCCACTAATGTTAATGATGATAAAGACGAGGTCGAGAATCTGAGAGACGACGAGGCCGTTGAAACGAGGATGATAGCCACTGCAGCTTCCATTCTACAAG GTGCCGTTAGCGAGTCGCCAAGACTGAGCAGAGCGAGAAGCGCCTTTGCCGGAGACTATCAGCAAGAGGAGAGAGACAAAAGGCCTGACGAACAGGCTCAGGAAAGGCTCGCCGAGAATTCGGGAAACGCGACTGCAAACGCCATCGACGTCGCCGCCGTCACTGGAAGCTGTTTGGCCACGCTGGTTTTACTCGGCACCATGGGTAGTCTGGGTTTCGTTATGTACag ACGAAGGTATTTGAATCCGCCTCAAACGCTCAACAGTGACAAATGCAGCAATCCGGACAGCTCGGGTTACATCGACGATTCAACCATCAGG GATAACTCGGAGGAAATGTACAGCCTGGACAACGACTCATTTTTAAACTCGCTCGAGGCTATGACGATCCAAAATTATTGGACTGACAGCGTCAAGCACACGAAATTGTGA
- the LOC107223020 gene encoding uncharacterized protein LOC107223020 isoform X1 — protein sequence MSYTCIVCAIIISRSSRRDSNAAMTLHWWMHWFWVTLRFTVILGAPTTQFTTALKVQEDRGVRIPVTTVTPILPGINNVTGDIYQASKAAEMEPLRQDKIPVRVDAVSNETANPGEPRNLLAVIIRPDNNNDNGTGKGISNNLYKEEKRKKDGRNSSVLNNPGDEENAVNIQNKYNNSLRSLSSSLKKDSKITWILNGGNKTSRLTKITGDKFKTTDDYRRKNNTEDEEDDRNLAVLPLRVKDAGGEEEEDGEETTQTPSTTNRFKLVLDRTKFIPSTNVNDDKDEVENLRDDEAVETRMIATAASILQGAVSESPRLSRARSAFAGDYQQEERDKRPDEQAQERLAENSGNATANAIDVAAVTGSCLATLVLLGTMGSLGFVMYRRRYLNPPQTLNSDKCSNPDSSGYIDDSTIRDNSEEMYSLDNDSFLNSLEAMTIQNYWTDSVKHTKL from the exons TGCATTGGTTTTGGGTTACTCTGCGATTTACCG TTATTCTGGGAGCTCCGACAACGCAGTTCACAACGGCTTTAAAAGTCCAGGAAGACCGCGGTGTTCGTATTCCGGTGACTACGGTGACGCCGATTTTACCGGGTATAAACAATGTCACAGGGGACATTTATCAGGCGTCTAAAGCGGCGGAAATGGAACCTTTGCGTCAGGATAAAATTCCCGTGCGGGTTGATGCCGTTTCGAACGAAACCGCGAATCCCGGCGAGCCGCGAAATCTTCTCGCCGTAATTATCAGACCTGATAACAACAACGATAACGGAACGGGAAAAGGAATTAGCAATAACTTATACAAGGAAGAAAAGCGGAAGAAGGATGGGAGAAATTCATCAGTATTAAATAACCCAGGCGATGAAGAAAACGCCGTCAATATACAAAACAAGTACAATAATAGCTTGAGAAGTTTATCTTCGTCGTTGAAGAAGGACAGTAAAATCACGTGGATTTTGAACGGCGGTAACAAAACGTCGCGATTGACGAAAATTACTGGAGACAAATTCAAGACGACGGATGATTACCGGAGAAAAAACAACAccgaggatgaggaggacgATCGTAATCTGGCGGTACTTCCGCTTCGCGTGAAAGACgcggggggggaggaggaggaggacggtGAAGAAACGACACAGACACCGTCGACTACTAATAGATTTAAGCTGGTCTTAGACAGAACTAAATTTATTCCTTCCACTAATGTTAATGATGATAAAGACGAGGTCGAGAATCTGAGAGACGACGAGGCCGTTGAAACGAGGATGATAGCCACTGCAGCTTCCATTCTACAAG GTGCCGTTAGCGAGTCGCCAAGACTGAGCAGAGCGAGAAGCGCCTTTGCCGGAGACTATCAGCAAGAGGAGAGAGACAAAAGGCCTGACGAACAGGCTCAGGAAAGGCTCGCCGAGAATTCGGGAAACGCGACTGCAAACGCCATCGACGTCGCCGCCGTCACTGGAAGCTGTTTGGCCACGCTGGTTTTACTCGGCACCATGGGTAGTCTGGGTTTCGTTATGTACag ACGAAGGTATTTGAATCCGCCTCAAACGCTCAACAGTGACAAATGCAGCAATCCGGACAGCTCGGGTTACATCGACGATTCAACCATCAGG GATAACTCGGAGGAAATGTACAGCCTGGACAACGACTCATTTTTAAACTCGCTCGAGGCTATGACGATCCAAAATTATTGGACTGACAGCGTCAAGCACACGAAATTGTGA